The Hemibagrus wyckioides isolate EC202008001 linkage group LG10, SWU_Hwy_1.0, whole genome shotgun sequence genome includes a window with the following:
- the LOC131360563 gene encoding inhibin beta B chain-like, with translation MRSFLFKVLCLLACALSAHCTPAPETEAHATASRDSCASCGLAQPADSGRMDAEFVEAVKRHILTRLQMRERPNITQSIPKAAMVTALRKLHAGKVRADGRVEIPEVDGHASHANDVEEETSEIISFAETDDLLSSKSSLFFIISNEGNQNLYVSQANLWLYFKLLPSLLEKGTRRKVMVKVYYQEPGLGSKWNLVEKRVELKRSGWHTFPLTDAVQLVFSKGTRRQNLDVRCEGCEEAGVLPVLVNSGDESHRPFLVVQARATDSKHRIRKRGLECDGTSGLCCRQQFYIDFRLIGWNDWIIAPSGYFGNYCEGNCPAYMAGVPGSASSFHTAVVNQYRMRGMSPGSMNSCCIPTKLSTMSMLYFDDEYNIVKRDVPNMIVEECGCA, from the exons ATGCGAAGTTTCCTTTTCAAGGTGCTTTGTCTCTTAGCCTGCGCGCTGTCCGCGCACTGCACGCCCGCGCCAGAAACCGAGGCGCACGCGACGGCGTCGCGCGATTCGTGCGCATCGTGCGGTCTCGCGCAGCCTGCCGACTCGGGGAGGATGGACGCGGAGTTCGTGGAGGCAGTCAAGAGACACATCCTGACCAGGCTGCAGATGAGGGAGAGACCCAACATCACTCAGTCCATACCAAAGGCGGCCATGGTGACCGCGCTGCGAAAGTTGCACGCCGGGAAGGTGCGCGCGGACGGCAGGGTCGAGATCCCCGAAGTGGACGGGCACGCGAGTCATGCCAATGACGTCGAGGAGGAAACGTCAGAAATCATAAGTTTTgcagagacag ACGATTTGCTGTCTTCAAAGTCCAGCCTTTTCTTCATCATCTCCAATGAAGGCAACCAGAACCTCTATGTGTCTCAGGCGAACCTGTGGTTGTACTTTAAACTTCTGCCTAGTTTGTTGGAGAAGGGCACTCGAAGGAAGGTTATGGTTAAAGTGTACTATCAAGAACCTGGCCTGGGCAGCAAGTGGAACCTGGTGGAGAAGCGTGTGGAGCTGAAACGCAGTGGCTGGCACACGTTCCCTCTTACTGATGCTGTGCAACTTGTGTTCTCCAAAGGTACACGAAGGCAGAACCTGGATGTTCGGTGCGAAGGCTGCGAGGAGGCAGGCGTTTTGCCTGTATTGGTGAACTCGGGTGATGAGTCACACCGACCATTCTTGGTGGTGCAGGCACGTGCAACAGACAGCAAGCACCGCATCCGCAAACGCGGCTTGGAGTGTGATGGTACCAGCGGCCTGTGCTGCCGCCAACAATTCTACATTGACTTCCGCCTCATTGGCTGGAACGACTGGATCATCGCCCCATCAGGCTACTTTGGCAACTACTGTGAGGGAAACTGCCCCGCATACATGGCTGGCGTTCCAGGGTCAGCATCGTCGTTTCACACCGCTGTAGTGAACCAGTACCGAATGAGGGGGATGAGTCCAGGCTCCATGAACTCCTGCTGTATTCCCACCAAACTCAGCACCATGTCCATGCTGTATTTCGATGATGAGTACAACATTGTCAAGCGCGATGTTCCCAACATGATCGTGGAGGAGTGCGGATGCGCTTGA